TGATCATGGTGAAAATTCAAATATACCAGTGCTTTATCAGTAACCACAAATGTACAGTGACAAAAAAAAGTTCGCTTTATTGCTTCAATACTTACAACCACACCTTATAATATTCTTTCATTAGAGTTATCAATGACAAACTATGCTTGTGAATAACTTCAGTAACTTGACCAATCAAGTGCCGCACCTTCTGCGAAGTCTATCTTGGAACCAACCGCTGTCATGCATGATATGCAATTGAAGCCTAATGTACCAAGTATAACGTTTCTACGTCTAATAATTATTACCCAAAACCTGAAATCTATACTATCCCATTGCGAATCCACCGATTGTGCATCTGACAGactaaagaagaagggaagaaaaaacACGTCTAGGAACTTACGATGACAAATACACAAGAAAAAGGAAACGGAAGAAGGCTTACTCGAGCAATAACCACAGAACCGGGCTGTGGAACAGCACCCTGGGCCTTGTGCCCGACAACTTCCACGGTCGATCTCTGCGAAGCAAACGAACCAAGAACAGTAAGAACTCCAGTAATAGACCCAAACCCTAAATCCCTGACCACCAAAGAGGATAGAAGGgtaaagaaggagaagagaggagaggcGACCTGGTCGGCAGCATCAGATTGGGGAGGGGTTATACGGCGGATGCCGGCAAGGGAAGCGCGGATAGAGCGACCGTTGGGAGCGACATAGGCTCCCGTGCCGGCGATTAGTCCGCTGGAGTCGCCGAGCAGCTCCCCAGGGGTGACGAGTTCGTCTTCGCCCTCGCCGCCGCCTGCCGCCATGCTGCTCATCAATTTTGTTCGTGCTCTCTCTCTTTCCGCTACTGAGAATTATAAACAAGGGAGGCGATAACGGGTCGGATGTTGGAGAAACCATAACCATATCCATCTTAGGGATTGGGTTTTCACGGTATCAGTGAATGCGTTCGGACTGGACTTAGGAACGCAACCCTACCCGCTGCCCTACTTGAATATCGCTAAATTAATGGCAcatcatttattattttaaagaaGTACTTCTAAAATTCTAGAATAAAACATCGTAACACTAAATTATcttatataattagttatctttaatctttaatatttcaatccctatatttaaaaaaattatattagcatccatataattatgaatatgaaacaactaaatctaTTTATCCTAACGACGTTAGTTTTATCactgaaaaaataaatttaatattctaATAGTGACAGATAACGTTGGTGGTGGTGGACGATGACATAACTAGTGCTGACGTCGATGCAGTTGTTGAGTGGTCCTTTCCCCCTCGATGCACTCATCGTCGCCTTCCACCTCCTCTCCCCCATTATCGCAACCCTTTATAGCAATGCCTTCACCTTGCTTTTCCCCCTCGCGCTCACCCTTTTGTCATTGTTACTGAATTTGGTAAAGAGCGATAGAGACGAGCGATGAAGGATGTCAGGAAGGGACAGGGCAAAGGCAATCATGAGAACTTTTACCAATGGACGAGTGATCATGAGGGCTCTAGTTGCCGCCTCCTCTCCCACTTGTGCTCACTCATCCCATTGTCACGGTTGGCCAGAGACCTCGTGATCACCTCGGCCCTGCACACCTCCTCTCCCCCTCGCACTCACCCATCCCGCTATCGTCGTTTGTTGCTATCAGCCAGAACCCTCACGATTGCCTTCGCCCCATCCACCTCCTCTTCGCCTTGCGCTTACCCTATCCGTCGCCTCTGATGTCGTCTAACACCATCcgaatattaaatttatattttactctttatttttatattttattaataaaatcgataccattaaaataaatagatttaaatattttacttccgtaattataaaaataccaatgtaactttttaaaatataaaaatttagataTTAAAAGTGACTAACTAaatggtaatatataattagggaAAAGTTATATAGAAGCATATACtatctctctgcaattgcatgcgCATCGATCATACATATAATAAATCtaacaaaatattattcaaattatatttGATCGATGCAActctaataaattaataaatatgaaacaCTGTTGTCTCCCTACAAACAATGGGATTTGCAAAACACTAAATGTCGTTTCATCCTCCAATTTGTTTGTTTTTCTTCCAAACACAAATAACATCGTCTTCCGTTAAATGAACTTTATCATGATATTAGATTACCACAATTTTCATTTTTATTGAAATGCATATAATAAAATTGTAGAGGCGAGAATtgtttatgaatcttaataaAGAAAAAGCACATTTAAATCCATAACCTTACCAAGAATTCAACTTCTAATAAGAAAGGCATCCGACTTGCTCAAGGTAGGAAGTTTTGTTAAGATCAGATCTATATTGGAAGAGACTATATTATTAACTGATCAACTGAGACTTCTTTTATTAACAtttaaatatctataattattttaaaatctaTAGCTTCTGCTACTTTTTTCGGAATTCACATACAATCAGTAATATAACACAAAATATACTTGAAAATAAAACATCAACAGTATAAATACCTCAaagatcaaatatcgagaaagaaTAGGTGCAACaccgattcatacttagtaacacGGCAAAAACATGATTTTGGATCTGCTGGtaaatatttatcaaaaaatcGGCATCATAAGCCAACAATCGATACAGCCCACTTCTGCAGAAAGCAAACCAGATGTCACGAAAACACCACACACAAAATCTAAAGCCAAAATGGAGCTAATCTTGGATCTGCACGCCTGGGCAAACCACTTCTAGCGCCCAAAGCCCGGCAATTTGCAGCCGCCTGCAATAGTTGCACACTAAATATTCGATGCATGTGGCTTGCAAGGAATTTAACAATAACCAATACGTGTGTTTGTCAGATGGAATGCTGGTGTTTATGATGCCTTGAAAAGAAGTCTTATTGACAGAAAACTGGAGTATAAAATAAAGAGGAACAGGAGACATACCACTTGGGAGGCAAAAGGCAGCATCTTCTCAGGTGGCATGCCAGCACAAATTGCTGAAAGGACAATAAAGAAACAGTAAATCATAGGGAAGAGTATGCATAACAGCAGCTCAACAATATAAAACCATGACAACTACTATAATAAACCCAAAGCACTGTATTGGCAATATAAATGAGACCAACATCATGGTTATGAAAAATCATCACTAAGCATCTAGAAACCCAGATCCATGCCTGTTCTTTAGTATCTAAAATATGTTTTTAACACAAATTTACCATTAGGTTGTGCTAAGCAGACAACCCAATGTATACTATAATCCCATAAATTGATGAATTGACACATTATTTCTTTCCACATGTTAATGTTTTCTTCAGGCAATATAACATAACAATTCcattccaaaatttaaaaatagaacAAACTCAAATAATTTCAACCATAACTGGAAGGTGTCAAATACCAGAGGATAAGAGAATCAAGGCAGCTTGAATTAATTAATAAAACTCTAAAGAAGAAGGAACTGATCGAGATGAAAATAAAGGATGAGATATATGTTACATGCTTTTATATGACAACGACAACAAAACTGTAATAtccctactgttttgatctgctatatggatcttttatcacataaaatttaaatattttaattaaattaaaagtaTTTAGATCTTTATTCATAGTTTATAAACAAGGTCCTTTTAGGTCTCCCTTTTCCCTGTTCGTATCACTAGTTTCACATCTTGTAAGCTGTGATGTATACATTAGGTCTCCTTAGCACGTCCACAAATATTAAACGAATCTTCAATATTAATATGCTTTTATATTTCAAGTTATCTATAGGAAGCATCCTAAAAATTAATACACACCATAGAGAACAGCTCCAATAAATGCATCTCCAGCACCAGTCGTGTCAATCAGCTCTGTAGGAGATATGATCTCTGCAGTTCCTACATGTAACCGCCCATTTACTGCACCAATTCCATCAGCACAAATTCTCAGGCTAGCCTGGAATTGGAATAGAATATACATCAGAAACAAAATCAAAGGATATTGAATGATGAAAAAAATTAGTTCAGCAGAAAATATTGGAGATGAACTAAAATTTCCTGGTATAATGTTGTAGAACCTTAGAATAATAATATCAAGCagaaatcaaaattttgattatCATTAGCTAGCATCTCTTATGCAGGCAAGATTATGGATGGTGCCAAATCATGAAATATTTCAGCATTAATTGCTGAAAGATATGTAGACAGCAATTGTCGGAAATATAGGAAGTGCCGCTGGAGGTCCACCTCTCCAACACAGCAaagacaaatatatatattatatatatgcatgtgtgtTTGTGAATTATTTGAAGTTTCATGTCATCCAGAAGGAACATACCTCAGATGAAATGCAAGTTGGGATACCAGAACTTCCACCAACTTTGGTCCTTAGAGACTCCAGTAAGCTGTCTACTTCAGTTTTCTCCATTTCAGAAGCTTCTGTTCAAGTAATAACAGAAAAGTGTATAAATGGTGTCACTATCTTCAGTTCCACAATGATCAAGATCAGTCAAGTTTGTCCAAACTTGATAAGATCTTTCAATACCACTCAGCGAGAGGCCGGTGTCTTAGTTCATGCACTCACCAGTTGTGCTTTTCTCAAGCAGTATGCAACCTTTCTCTCCAAGAGTCACAATAACAAATTTCACATTGGGTAACCTCACAAGAATTGAGACCAGTGCACTGGAAACAGATGGCGCATTTGTCCACACCTGAAAAAAAATCAGAGCAGTAGTAAGTACCAAACTTATTCTTATTATCTAGTGCCTACTGGTTGCACCAACTTCAAGTGGTGGTGCCTTATTGTTATTATCTAGTGCCTATTATTatcattcaaatcataaaatGCAGTGGTGCAATGTGCATGTACATTATAGACAAGAATTTTACAAGAGGCGTTCTACCCAACCATTTCATGTATTCCTATCATCAACTACAGTTGACATGAAGTTTTGCTACATAGCATCAGGTAGCCTGGTTAAAAAGAACAGTTAGTAGCATTATCATTATAAAGTGGCAAGTTGTGCTAACGCATGCAACAGAAAGAAATTGAAAGATAACAATAACTTTTAGGCTGCCATTGCAATGCTGTGCACCACTATGGTGAAGAACATATTGAGTTTTGTCAGGTAGAGGGGGGATGTCTACAAACAGAGAGATGAAATTATGGTGAAGAACATATTGAAGCTATATGTTTACATAAATAATCAAGAATACAACAAGTTGAAATAATTTACTCTCTAATGTTATCACTAGGAGTTCATGATAATCAAACAAGATGGCACATGCAGAGAAGTTACTCATCCCAATTATGACATGGCGAAACCTAATACTACAATCTAAATCTACTGAGATGAGTAACCTACAATCAACCACAGATATTGAGTCAGCTGCCAACAGTCATCTTTGCACAGATGTCTTCAGCAAAAAGTTTTCAAACAAAAGAAAATCATAAAGGATCATAGCAAAATAAGTGAAAACAATACGAGCATCACCAGAATAAAAAGACCCAGAACATGTTTCAATACTTCGCTCGAGAAAACTAAAATAACTTGTGTTAATCAGACAGTGGGGATGTAattgtttgagcatattgagaatTCATTGAAGTTGAACAAACATTAGATTTCGTAATTACTGGGTTGTTTAAGTTTGCTTAAAGAATATGCTTACCTGGGGAAATTTTTCAGAGCATACAACATAAGTTGCCAAGTTAAGTAGATCATCCAATCCTTCCCTAGGTCGTTCTGCATCAATTAAAATAGGAATTCTCCTTCGACTTGCCTGTGCTGAAAATTTTCATAGGAAACAATTAGTTGGATTCAGCAACAAGAAATGCATATTCTAGAAACTAAAATAGAGTACTGACGACCATGTTGATGGCAATCATGCACGTGTATTTCCAACCTTCTGTAGttcaaaaatcaaaatttcaatcaTTTATTTATGCATAACAGTTATTTCAAGTCAATCTTGATCAGGCCAGGTGTTAAAACCCAGAAAGCTATTCACCTTAACTATATGGAACTATATGAAAACTGTACTTGCATAGTTAATTATAACAGAAGGGTGAAACAATTAGGCTAAATTGAGCACACCAAGTATAATAGAATCCTTGATTTGAGGTGCGAGAAATAACCAGTCTATTTCATTTGTGATAGTATTAACAGTGAGAGAGATTTTTTGCATTCTGCAGGAATTATGCATGTCAACTGCATAAATGTATACAAACATTAGTTTGAGTCTGCAACAATAGCGTGCTAATATATGGCAAGTGACATGGTTTCAGCTGAATAGGTCTGTTCATGCATAGGGAAGAAGCCAAACTGTAACTTTTAAGTGAATAGATTGGAATGAGCAAAAAGGACCACATGAATGTCCACTTCACCATCATGTCatcatagttatatatatatagctttggATGAGAAAGACGAGGACTATGGTTAAAGGGGAACTGGAACCCTTGGATAGCAAGAAACAAAGGCTTTCAGTTTCATGAGAAACAACTGGATATCACGTTCTAGCTCCAACTGCATAGAACTTTACTTGACAGTCACACTTACCCTGATGGTAACATGGATCCATTTTACATATTTTGGAAGTGTTAGATTCTTCAGCTTGTATCATGATGGTATGAGTTAGAAAGCATAGACAGAATAGAAACTTAGAAAGTACTGTAACCACAATGCTAGGACGCTGATGATTACCTCTTGAGCAACAACCAAAGCAGTTTCCCATAATCGTCCATCAAAGTATGCAAGACTCGCACCATCTAAAGCAGATGAAAGCTTCGACTGGGCAAGCTCTTCTGGCACCATTGCAGGATTCCCAGGGGTATGTATACATGTACGGGTTTTCCTGAAAAGATCCAGAATTATCCGCCATTCATGCTACAAAAGAAAGTAAACTAAACAATAATTAAATTTGAACATATCTCCACATAAACATTGTATGTGCCTCTGGACCACATAAACATGAAAGGTGGCCACATAGACAACTACATATACTAATGTGATCACATGTACGTTCAACACAAGCATTGAATGTGGCCACATATAAAGTTTAACTTTCCTCCGTATTATTGCtagttttaatattatattatcttaaCATCGTAAAACTATGGTCAGTTGTAATATAATATCAATATCCTACAGTTTTAGATAATCTC
The window above is part of the Musa acuminata AAA Group cultivar baxijiao chromosome BXJ1-1, Cavendish_Baxijiao_AAA, whole genome shotgun sequence genome. Proteins encoded here:
- the LOC135582988 gene encoding uncharacterized protein LOC135582988 isoform X4, with the protein product MILLLVEGGGNAGNALTGACRLGLKPRVISKVANDAQGRSLLAELEGDGVDTSYIVVAEEGNSPFTYIIVDNQTKTRTCIHTPGNPAMVPEELAQSKLSSALDGASLAYFDGRLWETALVVAQEASRRRIPILIDAERPREGLDDLLNLATYVVCSEKFPQVWTNAPSVSSALVSILVRLPNVKFVIVTLGEKGCILLEKSTTEASEMEKTEVDSLLESLRTKVGGSSGIPTCISSEASLRICADGIGAVNGRLHVGTAEIISPTELIDTTGAGDAFIGAVLYAICAGMPPEKMLPFASQVAAANCRALGARSGLPRRADPRLAPFWL
- the LOC135582988 gene encoding uncharacterized protein LOC135582988 isoform X1 — its product is MKPSPIHFPNYPHSLPPIPSLLTAARLLPRVQMSSSALQRAAASPTIPPLPDNLIVLGCGAVSVDYLATVAAFPNPDDKIRSINLKVEGGGNAGNALTGACRLGLKPRVISKVANDAQGRSLLAELEGDGVDTSYIVVAEEGNSPFTYIIVDNQTKTRTCIHTPGNPAMVPEELAQSKLSSALDGASLAYFDGRLWETALVVAQEASRRRIPILIDAERPREGLDDLLNLATYVVCSEKFPQVWTNAPSVSSALVSILVRLPNVKFVIVTLGEKGCILLEKSTTEASEMEKTEVDSLLESLRTKVGGSSGIPTCISSEASLRICADGIGAVNGRLHVGTAEIISPTELIDTTGAGDAFIGAVLYAICAGMPPEKMLPFASQVAAANCRALGARSGLPRRADPRLAPFWL
- the LOC135582988 gene encoding uncharacterized protein LOC135582988 isoform X2 — encoded protein: MKPSPIHFPNYPHSLPPIPSLLTAARLLPRVQMSSSALQRAAASPTIPPLPDNLIVLGCGAVSVDYLATVAAFPNPDDKIRSINLKVEGGGNAGNALTGACRLGLKPRVISKVANDAQGRSLLAELEGDGVDTSYIVVAEEGNSPFTYIIVDNQTKTRTCIHTPGNPAMVPEELAQSKLSSALDGASLAYFDGRLWETALVVAQEASRRRIPILIDAERPREGLDDLLNLATYVVCSEKFPQVWTNAPSVSSALVSILVRLPNVKFVIVTLGEKGCILLEKSTTASEMEKTEVDSLLESLRTKVGGSSGIPTCISSEASLRICADGIGAVNGRLHVGTAEIISPTELIDTTGAGDAFIGAVLYAICAGMPPEKMLPFASQVAAANCRALGARSGLPRRADPRLAPFWL
- the LOC135582988 gene encoding uncharacterized protein LOC135582988 isoform X3; amino-acid sequence: MKPSPIHFPNYPHSLPPIPSLLTAARLLPRVQMSSSALQRAAASPTIPPLPDNLIVLGCGAVSVDYLATVAAFPNPDDKIRSINLKVEGGGNAGNALTGACRLGLKPRVISKVANDAQGRSLLAELEGDGVDTSYIVVAEEGNSPFTYIIVDNQTKTRTCIHTPGNPAMVPEELAQSKLSSALDGASLAYFDGRLWETALVVAQEASRRRIPILIDAERPREGLDDLLNLATYVVCSEKFPQVWTNAPSVSSALVSILVRLPNVKFVIVTLGEKGCILLEKSTTEASEMEKTEVDSLLESLRTKVGGSSGIPTCISSEASLRICADGIGAVNGRLHVGTAEIISPTELIDTTGAGDAFIGAVLYAICAGMPPEKMLPFASQVPHASNI